The Cryomorphaceae bacterium 1068 genome window below encodes:
- a CDS encoding succinate dehydrogenase cytochrome b subunit: MNPLITRKVWIALTGLFLCLFLIVHLSANLILLLPESLSQGMYNAYSTFLRENPLVAIIAYLLYASIILHVVFTAIVTIRNRKSKPTKYEVNKPAANSSWASQNMGWLGILILLFIVIHLVNFWSRIKLGLGEPVALDVDGYLDVYSVTYTLFQNPFYAAFYAITAIPLGFHLHHGLKSAFKSLGFHSIKGLNILSKVALVYALIMTAGFALIPIIVYLR; encoded by the coding sequence ATGAACCCCCTTATAACTAGGAAAGTTTGGATTGCGTTAACAGGCCTTTTTCTTTGCCTGTTTTTGATCGTTCACCTTTCGGCAAATCTGATCCTACTTCTTCCCGAGAGTCTATCACAAGGCATGTACAATGCCTATTCTACCTTCTTACGCGAGAACCCTTTGGTGGCAATAATCGCTTACTTGCTCTATGCTTCCATTATCCTGCACGTGGTCTTTACGGCCATCGTCACCATTCGAAATCGAAAGTCGAAACCGACGAAATACGAAGTGAATAAGCCGGCAGCGAACAGCTCATGGGCATCGCAAAATATGGGATGGCTGGGTATTTTGATTCTACTCTTTATCGTGATTCATTTGGTCAACTTTTGGTCGCGAATCAAACTTGGACTCGGCGAACCTGTGGCTCTCGATGTGGATGGATATTTAGACGTTTATTCGGTGACCTACACGCTTTTTCAGAATCCTTTTTACGCGGCGTTTTATGCAATCACGGCTATTCCGCTGGGCTTTCACCTCCACCACGGTTTGAAAAGTGCTTTCAAATCGTTGGGCTTTCATTCCATTAAGGGATTGAACATTCTATCGAAAGTAGCGCTGGTTTATGCATTGATCATGACGGCAGGATTTGCCTTAATCCCTATAATCGTGTATTTGAGATGA
- a CDS encoding efflux RND transporter permease subunit: MKKIIAFCVQNQLLVYLAMFLVIIGGVISAKRMNTSFFPAQKEKFIQINAIYPGASPSEIEEGITLKIEENLKGVTGIDRVTSTSSENAANILVEIETKANADLVLQDVKNAVDQISNFPEGMEQIVVFVQEVVNFTSKLALVGDVDINTLEETADLVEDELRSLPNISQVSVYGYSEEEVEVAVRENDLRSFGLSFQDIANAIGQQNIEVTGGRIMADTETIIRSDHKEYSADELLDLTIKVLPDGRRVELRDVADLREDRAETTNAAFFNGQQAITITVNTLNEENILDAADAVDQYLMDFNKRGGAVELVLIQDGTVTLKERITLLQENGILGAVLVFILLALFLRIRLAFWVAVGIPISFLGMFIIANLVGITINVLSLFGMILVIGILVDDGIVVGENIFQHYERGKSRLQSVIDGTAEVFPSVLSAILTTCVAFAFFLFIEGRLGEFFGDVAIVVIAALGFSLIEVLLFLPAHLAHIKDLSDEAHPNKIKEQVEQLLIRFRDVVFQPIMNFTIHHKLFTSLVVTAAFILTIGAFKGGLIQGVFFPNIEQNTVNVTLELPSGTSERVTVETMDYIMERVIRLNKEYADREDVGKELFTDYEVRYGPQSNEALATIYLVGSEERNIRSFDISNDLRRIVGPIPRAEKLSYATQSPFGKPINISLAGNDYNNLRAAIDELKVAIMATGEAKDLITNDKVDQPELNVSLNDAGRAMGFTELGLISQIRSGFFGYEAQRLQRGDDETKVWVRYAREDRQSLDQLENMQVRAPNGQLVAVKDIATLERQNGLIAINHRDGRREITLEGEIASLETNVVQLLGRVQSELLPPILAKYPGIDVSMEGQQRDTAKLQKSIATVGPVILILILALLIISFRSYSQSFALLMLIPFGLIGAAWGHYIHDQPMSILSFLGLIALIGVLLNDGLVYINAFNGYLGEGIKFNDALKKTTLSRFRPIFLTTITTSAGLGPLIFEKSFQAQFLIPMAISIAYGMIVGSLLIIIFLPITLTLTNRVKVLAKWLWVGEKPSRESMEQAVKRANQEKITFSES; the protein is encoded by the coding sequence ATGAAAAAGATCATCGCATTTTGTGTTCAAAATCAATTGCTGGTTTACTTGGCCATGTTCCTCGTGATCATTGGCGGAGTGATCTCGGCGAAGCGAATGAACACCTCGTTTTTTCCAGCTCAAAAGGAAAAATTTATCCAAATCAACGCCATCTATCCCGGAGCTTCTCCAAGTGAAATTGAAGAGGGAATCACCCTAAAAATAGAGGAGAACCTGAAAGGAGTAACGGGCATAGACCGTGTGACTTCTACCAGTAGCGAAAACGCCGCAAATATTCTTGTCGAGATTGAGACCAAAGCCAACGCTGATTTGGTATTGCAGGATGTCAAGAATGCCGTGGATCAAATTTCGAATTTTCCGGAAGGAATGGAGCAAATTGTGGTTTTTGTCCAGGAGGTGGTCAACTTCACTTCTAAATTGGCATTGGTAGGTGATGTTGACATAAACACCTTGGAAGAAACCGCTGATCTTGTAGAAGATGAATTGCGCTCTTTGCCAAACATCTCTCAAGTGAGCGTTTATGGATACTCTGAAGAGGAGGTAGAAGTGGCGGTGCGCGAGAACGACCTTCGCTCCTTTGGATTGAGCTTTCAGGACATTGCCAACGCTATCGGTCAGCAAAACATTGAGGTGACAGGAGGACGAATCATGGCCGACACCGAAACAATCATTCGCTCTGATCACAAAGAATACTCAGCAGATGAGCTTCTGGATCTCACGATAAAAGTATTGCCCGACGGGCGTCGAGTGGAACTACGGGATGTGGCAGATCTTCGTGAAGATCGAGCCGAAACCACGAATGCTGCTTTTTTCAATGGGCAACAAGCCATTACCATCACGGTAAATACATTGAACGAAGAAAACATTCTGGATGCGGCAGATGCCGTGGATCAATACCTGATGGATTTTAACAAACGAGGTGGTGCCGTAGAGTTGGTTTTGATCCAAGATGGAACAGTCACACTCAAGGAACGAATTACTCTGCTTCAGGAAAATGGAATTCTAGGGGCGGTTTTAGTCTTTATTCTTCTCGCGCTCTTTTTGAGAATCAGACTGGCTTTTTGGGTTGCCGTAGGTATCCCGATTTCTTTCTTGGGGATGTTTATTATCGCCAACTTGGTTGGGATCACCATTAACGTACTGTCCCTTTTCGGGATGATCTTGGTGATCGGTATTTTGGTGGACGACGGAATCGTCGTGGGAGAAAACATCTTCCAGCATTATGAACGGGGTAAGAGCAGACTTCAGTCGGTAATTGATGGAACTGCAGAAGTGTTTCCGTCGGTTCTCTCGGCCATCCTTACCACTTGTGTGGCCTTTGCCTTCTTCCTTTTCATAGAAGGTCGTTTAGGAGAATTTTTCGGTGACGTAGCCATCGTCGTTATCGCGGCATTGGGCTTCTCTTTGATCGAGGTATTACTCTTTCTTCCGGCTCACTTGGCACACATTAAAGACCTTTCAGATGAGGCTCATCCAAACAAAATAAAAGAACAGGTTGAGCAACTATTGATCAGGTTTCGGGATGTGGTTTTCCAACCCATCATGAACTTCACAATTCACCATAAGCTTTTCACGTCCTTGGTTGTAACTGCAGCATTTATCCTTACCATCGGAGCCTTCAAAGGTGGATTAATACAAGGTGTTTTCTTCCCGAATATCGAACAGAACACGGTCAATGTGACCTTGGAACTGCCTTCAGGAACATCAGAAAGAGTGACCGTAGAAACCATGGATTACATCATGGAAAGGGTGATCAGACTGAACAAAGAATACGCTGATCGAGAAGATGTAGGCAAAGAGCTTTTTACGGACTACGAGGTACGATATGGGCCACAAAGCAATGAAGCCCTGGCCACTATTTATTTAGTCGGATCGGAAGAACGAAATATCAGGAGCTTCGATATATCGAATGATCTGCGAAGAATTGTTGGACCTATTCCCAGAGCGGAAAAGTTGAGCTATGCTACGCAAAGTCCTTTTGGAAAGCCGATCAATATTTCACTGGCAGGAAATGACTACAATAACTTAAGAGCAGCCATTGATGAACTCAAAGTGGCCATTATGGCAACAGGTGAGGCAAAAGATTTGATCACCAACGATAAGGTAGATCAGCCTGAGCTAAACGTATCATTGAATGATGCAGGGCGTGCAATGGGCTTCACCGAGCTCGGTTTGATTAGCCAGATCAGAAGTGGTTTCTTCGGTTATGAGGCTCAACGCCTGCAACGCGGTGATGACGAAACAAAAGTTTGGGTGCGCTATGCACGTGAAGACCGACAAAGTCTTGACCAGCTTGAAAACATGCAAGTGCGCGCACCGAATGGGCAGCTGGTTGCGGTGAAGGATATTGCCACTTTGGAGCGCCAAAACGGATTGATCGCCATCAACCACCGCGATGGAAGAAGAGAGATCACGCTCGAGGGAGAAATAGCCTCGCTGGAAACCAATGTGGTGCAGCTCTTGGGCAGAGTTCAATCAGAGCTCCTTCCTCCTATTTTGGCAAAATACCCGGGCATTGATGTGAGCATGGAAGGGCAGCAAAGGGACACGGCAAAGCTTCAAAAATCAATTGCGACAGTTGGCCCTGTGATCTTGATTTTGATTTTGGCCTTGCTCATTATTAGCTTCCGTTCTTACAGCCAATCTTTCGCCTTACTGATGCTGATCCCGTTCGGATTGATCGGAGCGGCTTGGGGGCATTACATCCACGACCAACCCATGAGTATTCTTAGCTTCTTGGGATTAATTGCTTTGATAGGGGTATTACTCAATGACGGCCTCGTTTATATCAATGCCTTCAATGGCTACTTGGGAGAGGGAATCAAGTTCAACGATGCTCTGAAGAAAACGACTCTCTCTCGTTTTAGACCCATCTTCCTGACTACCATTACCACTTCAGCGGGACTTGGACCACTGATTTTTGAGAAAAGTTTCCAAGCGCAATTCCTCATCCCAATGGCCATTTCGATTGCTTACGGGATGATCGTTGGTTCTCTTCTCATCATCATCTTTTTGCCAATTACACTTACACTCACCAATCGAGTTAAAGTATTGGCAAAATGGCTTTGGGTAGGAGAAAAACCCTCACGGGAGTCGATGGAACAAGCGGTGAAGAGAGCGAATCAAGAAAAAATAACTTTCAGCGAATCATGA
- a CDS encoding alpha-ketoglutarate-dependent dioxygenase AlkB: MNHSENLLPADGVVHLFENWLSSETEQLFRALAKEVDWKQDEVVMFGKRITMRRLTAWYGDRPFEYTYSQVSRKALPWSKTLAEIKAEVEKISGETFNSCLLNFYHNGEDYMGWHSDDEPELDPNACIASVSLGAERKFSFKHRRSKDTSSVFLNDGSLLLMKPPTQEHWLHTLRKSKKVTEGRINLTFRKMRIVP; encoded by the coding sequence ATGAATCATTCCGAAAACCTTCTTCCCGCAGACGGAGTCGTCCACCTTTTTGAGAATTGGTTGAGCTCGGAAACGGAGCAGCTGTTTCGGGCATTGGCCAAAGAAGTCGACTGGAAACAAGACGAAGTGGTCATGTTCGGCAAGCGAATCACCATGCGCCGACTTACGGCTTGGTATGGCGATCGGCCGTTTGAGTACACCTATTCGCAAGTAAGTCGTAAAGCCTTGCCTTGGTCGAAGACCCTCGCGGAAATCAAAGCAGAAGTTGAGAAAATATCGGGAGAAACCTTCAACTCCTGTCTACTCAACTTTTACCACAATGGCGAAGACTATATGGGTTGGCACAGCGATGACGAACCCGAACTGGACCCCAATGCATGTATTGCCTCAGTGAGCCTTGGCGCTGAACGAAAATTCTCTTTTAAACATAGAAGGAGCAAGGATACTAGCTCAGTTTTTTTGAATGACGGAAGTCTCTTGCTGATGAAACCACCCACTCAAGAGCATTGGTTGCACACTTTGCGCAAAAGCAAGAAGGTGACTGAAGGGAGAATTAATTTGACTTTTCGTAAAATGCGGATAGTGCCTTGA
- a CDS encoding T9SS type A sorting domain-containing protein: MHARLLSLLFVFWTSLLFGQTLLEVHLEPLEISGLGGVQSYAVGTHEGDWLIIGGRLDGLHRRQPWASFDEAGNNNQLIVVNPEEGESWSAPISSLETNLREQLSSTNLEFYQQGDYLYVIGGYGFSPSNDDHITHPRLTAVDVPAVISAVKSGGDLQDHFRQVEDEVFAVTGGYLDYINGTYYLVGGQRFDGAYNPMNNPTFVQEYTNSIRRFTLVDDGENLEITHLEEWYDAANLHRRDYNVVSQIMPDGSFGLTAFSGVFNSDDLPWLNSIDISEDGYTVNNDFTQYYNHYHCAHIPLYSDATNEMHTVFFGGMAQYYEVDGGLIQDDNVPFVRTIAQVTRSADGSMAEYKLDSEMPDLLGASAEFIALDDLPILENRVIDLDALEGDSILLGYIYGGIRSTDRNIFWINNGTQSEASSEILAVYLVFETLSTGDANEKKSDGLALTVYPNPSTGDFTFRFNLKELTPVEIELIDETGKQVFSKVYSREQWTVGENLLSVDLDLPPGNYTVRFMAGEQTSSQKIILLD; this comes from the coding sequence ATGCACGCTAGACTTCTTTCTTTGCTTTTTGTCTTTTGGACATCTCTGCTCTTCGGGCAGACCTTGCTCGAAGTTCACTTGGAACCACTTGAGATTTCGGGTTTAGGTGGTGTTCAGTCCTACGCGGTTGGAACGCACGAAGGAGATTGGCTCATCATCGGTGGTCGACTTGACGGCCTGCACCGACGTCAGCCGTGGGCTTCTTTTGATGAGGCGGGAAACAATAACCAACTCATCGTGGTAAACCCTGAAGAAGGCGAATCTTGGTCAGCTCCGATCAGCAGTTTGGAGACCAACCTTAGAGAACAACTCAGCTCCACAAATCTTGAGTTTTATCAGCAAGGAGATTACCTCTACGTCATCGGAGGTTATGGCTTTAGTCCTTCCAATGATGACCATATTACCCATCCACGGCTGACTGCCGTTGATGTGCCTGCCGTAATCAGCGCTGTTAAGTCAGGCGGCGATCTGCAAGATCACTTCCGTCAAGTGGAGGATGAGGTATTTGCGGTAACGGGCGGTTACCTGGATTATATAAATGGAACCTATTACTTAGTTGGCGGTCAGCGGTTCGATGGGGCCTATAACCCTATGAATAATCCCACTTTCGTACAAGAATACACCAACTCCATTCGTAGATTTACCTTGGTCGATGACGGTGAAAATCTAGAGATCACGCATCTGGAAGAGTGGTACGATGCAGCAAATCTTCACCGAAGGGATTACAACGTCGTTTCCCAAATTATGCCTGATGGCTCTTTTGGGTTGACGGCATTTTCGGGCGTCTTTAATTCAGACGACTTGCCTTGGCTGAACTCTATAGATATTTCGGAAGATGGCTATACCGTTAACAACGATTTCACTCAATATTACAATCACTACCACTGCGCGCATATTCCGCTATACAGCGACGCTACCAATGAAATGCACACCGTTTTCTTCGGCGGAATGGCGCAGTACTATGAGGTAGATGGCGGTTTGATTCAGGACGACAATGTTCCTTTTGTGCGCACAATTGCTCAGGTTACCCGATCGGCCGATGGCAGCATGGCCGAGTACAAACTTGACAGTGAAATGCCCGACCTGCTGGGGGCGAGTGCGGAGTTTATTGCACTGGATGATTTGCCCATTCTTGAGAATAGAGTCATCGACTTGGATGCCTTGGAGGGAGATTCGATTTTGTTGGGATACATCTACGGAGGAATCAGAAGCACCGATCGTAATATTTTCTGGATCAACAACGGAACCCAAAGCGAGGCTAGCTCAGAAATATTGGCGGTTTATTTGGTGTTCGAAACCTTGTCGACGGGCGACGCGAATGAAAAAAAAAGTGATGGTTTAGCCTTAACGGTTTATCCGAATCCATCAACCGGAGATTTCACGTTTCGATTTAATCTGAAGGAATTAACTCCTGTCGAAATCGAATTAATCGACGAAACGGGGAAGCAAGTTTTCTCAAAAGTCTACTCTAGAGAGCAATGGACGGTCGGAGAAAATCTTCTTTCTGTCGACTTGGATTTACCTCCGGGAAATTACACGGTTCGCTTTATGGCGGGCGAACAGACCAGTAGCCAAAAAATCATTTTATTAGACTAA
- a CDS encoding TolC family protein: MRIGIQLFLVLILMVQSISAQEIDLNQAIAIALENNYDIQVASYSYEIDQNNAELGNAGFMPSVFLLANGSYSSQNTEVTFANPEQRPIEGNGATTIGYGASANLEYVLFNGGRRVHFLNQLETLSEDGRLRQRLSMESTTLQVSTRFLESLRLKEEAEILEETIELSQKRLERAEQGYEYGNTNKLQVLNAEVDLRRDSIELAQKDLEYIKSLRTLFVSMGIPADTTLALGSDYEFSAFLDKETLLKRALEANTIYLRSRNGLLTAEENLDVAQSDIWPTLAANAAYQYQYSDFEANFLNTQENLGWNAGLTFRFNIFDGNRVQRNIANAKLNRDIAEVEAKRSENEVVQLVNNAYDTYLTNLELLDISERNLEVAQTNFERSEDAFATGQITGIELRNAQLNMNDAQTAIVRQRIITKVAELALLFEAGALLE; this comes from the coding sequence ATGAGAATAGGTATACAACTTTTCCTTGTACTAATACTGATGGTGCAATCGATCTCGGCTCAGGAAATCGACTTGAATCAAGCCATTGCCATCGCTTTGGAAAACAATTACGACATTCAAGTAGCGAGCTATTCGTACGAGATTGATCAAAACAATGCCGAGCTCGGAAATGCGGGATTCATGCCATCAGTTTTCCTATTGGCCAATGGTTCATATAGTAGTCAAAATACTGAAGTCACTTTCGCCAATCCTGAGCAGCGGCCTATCGAGGGAAATGGAGCAACGACAATTGGATATGGTGCCAGTGCCAATTTGGAATATGTCCTTTTTAATGGTGGCCGACGCGTGCACTTCCTGAATCAGCTTGAAACATTGAGCGAAGACGGGAGATTGCGACAACGGCTTTCGATGGAGAGCACAACCCTTCAGGTTTCTACACGATTCCTAGAATCACTTCGGCTGAAGGAAGAGGCAGAGATTCTGGAAGAAACCATTGAGCTATCACAAAAGCGATTGGAACGCGCCGAACAAGGGTATGAATATGGTAACACCAACAAGCTTCAAGTATTAAATGCCGAAGTAGATCTGAGGAGAGACAGTATTGAATTGGCTCAGAAAGATTTGGAATACATCAAAAGCCTGAGAACATTGTTTGTAAGCATGGGCATTCCTGCAGATACGACATTGGCTTTAGGCAGTGACTATGAATTTTCGGCTTTTCTGGATAAAGAAACTCTCCTGAAAAGAGCACTCGAAGCCAATACCATTTACTTACGTTCGCGCAATGGACTACTTACGGCCGAAGAAAACCTGGACGTAGCCCAATCCGACATTTGGCCTACATTGGCCGCCAATGCGGCTTACCAATACCAATACAGCGACTTTGAAGCCAACTTCTTAAATACCCAAGAGAACCTTGGGTGGAACGCGGGTCTGACATTTCGGTTCAATATTTTTGATGGAAATCGAGTACAACGGAATATTGCCAATGCAAAACTCAACCGCGATATAGCTGAGGTTGAAGCGAAAAGATCGGAGAACGAAGTCGTGCAATTGGTCAATAATGCCTACGACACCTACCTCACTAATCTGGAACTCCTCGACATCAGCGAACGAAACCTCGAAGTGGCGCAAACCAACTTCGAGCGAAGTGAAGATGCCTTTGCTACAGGTCAGATTACGGGTATCGAATTGAGAAACGCACAGTTGAATATGAATGATGCTCAAACAGCCATCGTTCGACAAAGAATAATTACAAAAGTAGCCGAGCTAGCTCTCTTGTTTGAAGCAGGAGCATTACTGGAATAA
- a CDS encoding HlyD family efflux transporter periplasmic adaptor subunit: protein MNKRQIIIVLAGVAILALAFLLSGMLTKEGAEKPKEFQMLTAVQLKKMTPNTIVRTIPITGRLIPKQSVMLYAEVGGRATFGSKPFKEGVSFGQGEVLLRINSDELQSSLSAKRSNFQSLLASVIPDLKLDFVDAASEWEEYLFEIDTDKKLPPLPEVEDKKLKLFLSGRKVFSEYYSVAEMETRFDKHTIRAPFRGSLTKVELDESSLVRTGQPLGTIISSGQYEIEAGVSYTEVDYMKVGTTFTMADINTGKEYQAKVVRINDSVDPQTQQVKVYAAITDPEAKSGIYLKGQIPAGEVEEAIAIPLEALVGEDQIYLIKDSIATLQKVEVAYKNGEQAIISGLKGSVDVVIDKHNEALNGSKVAPVNLAE from the coding sequence ATGAATAAAAGACAAATCATTATCGTCCTCGCCGGAGTCGCTATTCTAGCGCTCGCCTTCCTCCTTTCCGGAATGCTGACAAAGGAAGGAGCAGAAAAGCCCAAAGAGTTTCAGATGCTCACTGCTGTTCAACTCAAAAAGATGACTCCAAACACCATTGTGCGCACTATCCCGATTACCGGAAGGTTGATTCCTAAGCAATCGGTGATGCTTTATGCCGAAGTAGGCGGAAGAGCGACTTTTGGTTCGAAGCCGTTTAAAGAAGGGGTGAGTTTTGGTCAAGGCGAAGTCTTGTTGCGCATCAATAGCGATGAACTGCAAAGCAGCCTCAGCGCCAAGCGCAGCAATTTTCAAAGTTTGCTGGCCTCTGTTATTCCCGATCTAAAACTCGATTTTGTCGATGCTGCCTCAGAATGGGAAGAATACCTTTTTGAAATTGACACCGATAAAAAGCTGCCACCACTCCCTGAGGTTGAAGACAAGAAGCTAAAGCTATTCCTGAGCGGTCGAAAAGTATTTTCAGAATACTACAGTGTTGCCGAAATGGAAACGCGCTTTGACAAACACACCATTCGCGCTCCGTTTCGCGGGTCTTTGACGAAAGTTGAATTGGACGAATCATCATTGGTACGAACGGGTCAGCCCTTGGGAACGATCATTAGCTCGGGGCAGTACGAAATCGAAGCGGGTGTGAGCTACACCGAGGTGGATTACATGAAAGTGGGGACGACCTTTACCATGGCCGACATCAACACGGGGAAGGAATACCAAGCGAAGGTGGTTCGAATCAATGATTCGGTAGATCCCCAAACGCAGCAGGTGAAGGTCTACGCTGCCATTACAGACCCCGAAGCGAAGAGTGGGATTTATTTGAAAGGACAAATTCCTGCAGGTGAAGTCGAAGAAGCCATTGCCATTCCTTTGGAGGCATTGGTCGGGGAAGACCAAATCTACCTAATCAAGGATTCTATTGCTACACTCCAAAAAGTAGAGGTCGCCTATAAAAATGGCGAGCAAGCGATCATTTCTGGCCTCAAGGGTTCGGTAGACGTGGTAATTGACAAGCATAACGAAGCATTGAATGGATCGAAAGTAGCACCCGTAAATCTGGCTGAATGA
- a CDS encoding TetR/AcrR family transcriptional regulator yields MKPTITQRESATREGIISEALNLAKEEGWKKVTVRAIAARLDYKPPVLYQFFDNKDHLIQTILKNGFETLSASLMEARMSQDNPEEKLLAMAKARFRFATEHAALHSLMFTTDNPAWFRETVFSGMCQTREIVTSLIQEISRREDECLDLVTNFISLIKGYTFFATELPADLAKSQFFGLKTPEEALAEAMTRFINSIQPNE; encoded by the coding sequence TTGAAACCGACAATCACCCAACGAGAGTCTGCAACCCGAGAAGGCATAATCTCCGAAGCCCTGAATTTGGCTAAGGAAGAAGGCTGGAAAAAGGTAACCGTACGTGCCATCGCGGCACGTTTGGATTACAAGCCTCCCGTGCTCTATCAGTTTTTTGACAACAAGGATCATCTGATTCAAACCATTTTAAAAAATGGATTTGAAACGTTGAGTGCTTCCTTGATGGAGGCAAGGATGAGCCAAGATAATCCCGAAGAAAAACTGCTGGCAATGGCGAAAGCCCGTTTTCGCTTTGCAACGGAGCACGCGGCCCTGCATTCCTTAATGTTCACTACCGACAATCCTGCCTGGTTTCGAGAGACTGTTTTTTCCGGAATGTGCCAAACCCGAGAAATCGTGACTTCCCTGATCCAAGAGATTTCAAGAAGAGAAGACGAGTGCCTCGACTTGGTAACAAACTTCATTTCCCTGATAAAGGGCTATACATTTTTTGCCACCGAGCTTCCCGCTGACCTCGCCAAGAGTCAGTTTTTTGGCTTGAAAACTCCCGAAGAAGCATTGGCAGAAGCCATGACAAGATTTATAAATTCCATTCAACCCAATGAATAA
- a CDS encoding NYN domain-containing protein — protein MENSMLAVLIDGDNIPSAHVKEMMEEIAKYGNPTIKRIYGDWTNPRLSKWKNLLLENAITPIQQYGYTKGKNATDSAMIIDAMDILYSGKVSGFCIVSSDSDFTRLATRLREAGMLVLGMGEKKTPEPFIVACDKFIYVEILKSRSDDKKETKPSEEDDNTSGVDKITARDIRLIRSSISDLSDDDGWAFLGDVGSLIQKKQPNFDSRNYGFQKLTPLIDSIGEFEIEQRQGNRGSNKLIYVRNKVKRKAPGRKR, from the coding sequence ATGGAAAATTCAATGCTAGCTGTCTTAATTGATGGTGACAACATACCCTCAGCCCACGTAAAAGAAATGATGGAAGAGATTGCCAAATACGGTAATCCGACTATCAAGCGCATATATGGCGACTGGACCAATCCCCGCCTTTCGAAATGGAAGAATTTACTTCTTGAAAACGCGATTACGCCCATTCAGCAATACGGCTACACCAAGGGGAAAAACGCTACTGATTCGGCGATGATCATCGATGCGATGGACATTCTCTACTCGGGAAAGGTGAGTGGTTTTTGCATTGTATCCAGCGATAGCGACTTTACTAGGCTTGCTACCCGACTCAGAGAAGCAGGAATGCTCGTACTGGGAATGGGGGAGAAGAAAACACCCGAGCCTTTTATTGTGGCTTGCGACAAGTTTATCTATGTGGAGATATTGAAGTCTCGATCAGATGACAAGAAAGAAACCAAGCCTTCCGAAGAAGATGATAATACGAGCGGCGTTGATAAAATTACCGCTCGAGATATTCGATTGATCCGTTCATCCATATCTGATCTTTCCGACGATGACGGATGGGCTTTTTTAGGTGATGTAGGAAGTTTGATTCAGAAAAAACAGCCCAATTTTGATTCTCGGAATTATGGTTTTCAGAAGCTTACGCCTTTAATTGACTCAATCGGTGAGTTCGAGATTGAGCAAAGACAGGGTAATCGTGGTTCAAATAAGTTGATTTACGTCCGTAATAAAGTGAAGAGGAAAGCTCCCGGTCGGAAGAGGTGA
- a CDS encoding DUF3817 domain-containing protein, which produces MNLKQFILIGKAEGISSLLLFFVAMPLKYMADIPQAVTYVGMAHGVLFLGYVGSALLNGFERKWKFSSFALLALASILPGGPLYLDPVVLKREGEIV; this is translated from the coding sequence ATGAATCTGAAACAATTTATCTTAATTGGAAAAGCGGAGGGAATCTCTTCTCTTCTGCTCTTTTTTGTGGCCATGCCACTGAAGTACATGGCCGACATACCGCAAGCGGTAACTTATGTGGGAATGGCTCACGGAGTCTTGTTTTTGGGCTATGTGGGCTCAGCTTTACTAAATGGTTTTGAGCGCAAGTGGAAATTTTCAAGCTTCGCACTTTTGGCTTTAGCCTCTATTCTACCGGGCGGACCACTTTACCTCGATCCTGTAGTATTGAAACGAGAAGGAGAAATCGTTTAG